In a genomic window of Apteryx mantelli isolate bAptMan1 chromosome 2, bAptMan1.hap1, whole genome shotgun sequence:
- the HNF4G gene encoding hepatocyte nuclear factor 4-gamma isoform X2, with the protein MNAADNGVSSLCAICGDRATGKHYGASSCDGCKGFFRRSIRKSHVYTCRFNRQCVVDKDKRNQCRYCRLKKCFRAGMKKEAVQNERDRISTRRNTFDGCNIPSISTLSQAETLSRQISITSPGVSTDINVKKIAGISDVCESMKQQLLVLVEWAKYIPGFCELPLDDQVALLRAHAGEHLLLGAAKRSMGYKDILLLGNNYIIHRNSSEVEISRVANRILDELVRPFQEIQIDDNEYACLKAIVFFDPDAKGLSNPIKIKNMRFQVQISLEDYINDRQYDSRGRFGELLLLLPTLQSITWQMIEQIQLVKLFGIVKIDSLLQEMLLGGTSNDASHLHHPVHPHLAQDPLTGQTILISSMSAPVHAEQISTPETPLPSPPQGSGQEYKMSTNQASVIAQQSILKQKPL; encoded by the exons ATGAATGCTGCTGACAACGGGGTCAGTAGTCTCTGTGCAATATGTGGAGACAGAGCGACTGGAAAACATTATGGTGCTTCCAGTTGTGATGGATGCAAGGGATTCTTTAGACGCAGTATACGGAAAAGTCATGTTTATACATGCAG ATTCAACCGGCAGTGTGTTGTTGACAAGGACAAAAGGAATCAATGCAGATATTGTCGTTTAAAAAAGTGCTTTCGAGCAGGAATGAAAAAAGAAG CTGTACAAAATGAACGAGACAGGATAAGTACAAGAAGAAACACTTTTGATGGCTGCAACATTCCCTCTATCAGCACACTGTCACAAGCTGAGACACTCTCCCGTCAG ATCTCAATCACCAGTCCTGGTGTGAGTACTGACATAAATGTTAAGAAAATTGCTGGTATTAGTGATGTCTGTGAATCTATGAAGCAACAACTTTTGGTCCTTGTGGAATGGGCTAAATATATTCCAGGCTTCTGTGAATTGCCATTGGATGACCAG GTTGCCCTGCTAAGAGCACATGCTGGGGAACACCTGTTGCTTGGAGCAGCAAAACGGTCCATGGGGTATAAGGACATTTTACTTTTAG GTAACAATTACATAATCCATCGCAACAGTTCTGAAGTAGAGATCAGCCGAGTGGCAAATCGGATTCTGGATGAACTAGTTCGACCCTTCCAGGAAATTCAAATAGATGACAATGAGTACGCTTGCTTGAAAGCAATTGTGTTTTTTGATCCAG ATGCAAAGGGCCTGAGCAATCCAATCAAGATTAAGAACATGCGGTTCCAAGTCCAGATCAGTTTAGAGGATTACATCAATGACCGTCAGTATGACTCCCGAGGAAGGTTTGGAGAACTTCTGCTTCTATTGCCTACACTCCAAAGCATCACTTGGCAAATGATTGAGCAAATACAACTGGTCAAACTATTTGGAATTGTTAAAATTGACAGTTTGCTTCAGGAAATGTTACTAGGAG GTACTTCTAATGACGCCAGTCATCTACATCATCCAGTACATCCTCACTTAGCCCAGGATCCATTAACTGGCCAAACTATCCTCATAAGTTCAATGTCTGCTCCTGTACATGCAGAACAGATTT CAACTCCAGAAACTCCATTACCTTCCCCTCCTCAGGGCTCTGGGCAAGAGTACAAAATGTCTACAAATCAGGCTTCAGTCATTGCACAGCAatctattttgaaacaaaaaccaTTGTGA
- the HNF4G gene encoding hepatocyte nuclear factor 4-gamma isoform X1, whose translation MMRLSEPMLDMEMANYSEVLDPTYTALEFETMQILYNGNDNSGEALNMNAADNGVSSLCAICGDRATGKHYGASSCDGCKGFFRRSIRKSHVYTCRFNRQCVVDKDKRNQCRYCRLKKCFRAGMKKEAVQNERDRISTRRNTFDGCNIPSISTLSQAETLSRQISITSPGVSTDINVKKIAGISDVCESMKQQLLVLVEWAKYIPGFCELPLDDQVALLRAHAGEHLLLGAAKRSMGYKDILLLGNNYIIHRNSSEVEISRVANRILDELVRPFQEIQIDDNEYACLKAIVFFDPDAKGLSNPIKIKNMRFQVQISLEDYINDRQYDSRGRFGELLLLLPTLQSITWQMIEQIQLVKLFGIVKIDSLLQEMLLGGTSNDASHLHHPVHPHLAQDPLTGQTILISSMSAPVHAEQISTPETPLPSPPQGSGQEYKMSTNQASVIAQQSILKQKPL comes from the exons ATGATGAGGCTCTCGGAACCAATGTTAGACATGGAAATGGCAAACTACAGTGAAGTTTTAGACCCAACGTATACTGCACTGGAGTTCGAAACTATGCAGATTCTATATAATGGCAATG ACAATTCAGGAGAAGCTCTCAACATGAATGCTGCTGACAACGGGGTCAGTAGTCTCTGTGCAATATGTGGAGACAGAGCGACTGGAAAACATTATGGTGCTTCCAGTTGTGATGGATGCAAGGGATTCTTTAGACGCAGTATACGGAAAAGTCATGTTTATACATGCAG ATTCAACCGGCAGTGTGTTGTTGACAAGGACAAAAGGAATCAATGCAGATATTGTCGTTTAAAAAAGTGCTTTCGAGCAGGAATGAAAAAAGAAG CTGTACAAAATGAACGAGACAGGATAAGTACAAGAAGAAACACTTTTGATGGCTGCAACATTCCCTCTATCAGCACACTGTCACAAGCTGAGACACTCTCCCGTCAG ATCTCAATCACCAGTCCTGGTGTGAGTACTGACATAAATGTTAAGAAAATTGCTGGTATTAGTGATGTCTGTGAATCTATGAAGCAACAACTTTTGGTCCTTGTGGAATGGGCTAAATATATTCCAGGCTTCTGTGAATTGCCATTGGATGACCAG GTTGCCCTGCTAAGAGCACATGCTGGGGAACACCTGTTGCTTGGAGCAGCAAAACGGTCCATGGGGTATAAGGACATTTTACTTTTAG GTAACAATTACATAATCCATCGCAACAGTTCTGAAGTAGAGATCAGCCGAGTGGCAAATCGGATTCTGGATGAACTAGTTCGACCCTTCCAGGAAATTCAAATAGATGACAATGAGTACGCTTGCTTGAAAGCAATTGTGTTTTTTGATCCAG ATGCAAAGGGCCTGAGCAATCCAATCAAGATTAAGAACATGCGGTTCCAAGTCCAGATCAGTTTAGAGGATTACATCAATGACCGTCAGTATGACTCCCGAGGAAGGTTTGGAGAACTTCTGCTTCTATTGCCTACACTCCAAAGCATCACTTGGCAAATGATTGAGCAAATACAACTGGTCAAACTATTTGGAATTGTTAAAATTGACAGTTTGCTTCAGGAAATGTTACTAGGAG GTACTTCTAATGACGCCAGTCATCTACATCATCCAGTACATCCTCACTTAGCCCAGGATCCATTAACTGGCCAAACTATCCTCATAAGTTCAATGTCTGCTCCTGTACATGCAGAACAGATTT CAACTCCAGAAACTCCATTACCTTCCCCTCCTCAGGGCTCTGGGCAAGAGTACAAAATGTCTACAAATCAGGCTTCAGTCATTGCACAGCAatctattttgaaacaaaaaccaTTGTGA